The Epinephelus lanceolatus isolate andai-2023 chromosome 14, ASM4190304v1, whole genome shotgun sequence genome has a window encoding:
- the fastkd5 gene encoding FAST kinase domain-containing protein 5, mitochondrial — MAASVLCRRVPRLRCLPGLRKDFTKAKHVSVKQADETDDHEGKKGILQHQGASPQGDYRLYYNPSSYHHSVRNSATSWSQTDNDEDDQCLPTLAPSFWQQSNRYSVSCSRQLSSSKNTLLDLAFNKDPEPEMPSVSPYHREPTQPDVKVDSRAFMKCRPEYASMTLDFTQRPHPIEWKEALRLLQKVAVLRGRMKPSDVSQFFVELSHLHRDKMSLVRSDQRFVILLRYSVEHLRLLTQPQLLEVLQSFVWLKMPSDHTVLSLYEAELSRRANQMSLHQLLFAADLWRCIGRQVPQFLQHLFDSVRLHVGQMGVPELVQLLYIMGEARQCPKNLIHPVEQLLMRHLQQLHPEEVGTVCLGIFKTQTSLSESAVTHIFDKAHSFVEEMSDFAIVNVLKLLRFSYLLHKAWLQAMAREVPQRAHRMGVKGLMHVALTCSALHYHDDNILLAIAERVPSLVPHCRSKDSCKLLWAFGTLGFLPDQNPSFYPSLTEALRIRKAEFQRYPEHLLTGLLGLAFVSEFPEDLITLALSPEFVNLALKSAQLELKKDLFTLDETVALELPRWSGPRLSSELREEVAEMLWKFAQSDVCQKAEVLEAESVLQDLLGGEKFVCKRMILPHTRSIDLEVHLNSSGQPVPVNPASHTVTLTPENTSSTFPSYQGWGRMNVGVTITEDLLAQIINAKNTTEPLTPSPTAEPASLHRVEPDEGGRLFDTGLDLTSDIIKTLAKPSSRGSAPQDTNGTVKLAIQVSSRNHYCYHSQQLLGLHAMKRRHLKLAGYTVVELSYQEWAPMLRKSRAEKLAHLHCKIYNGLQ; from the coding sequence ATGGCAGCCTCCGTGCTGTGTCGACGGGTGCCCAGGCTACGCTGCCTCCCAGGCTTGAGGAAGGACTTCACCAAGGCTAAGCATGTGTCTGTCAAACAAGCAGATGAGACTGATGATCATGAGGGGAAGAAAGGAATACTGCAACACCAGGGAGCCTCTCCCCAAGGAGACTACAGGCTGTATTACAACCCCTCCTCATATCATCACTCCGTGAGGAACTCTGCAACCTCCTGGAGCCAAACAGATAATGATGAGGATGATCAGTGTCTCCCTACTCTCGCACCTTCCTTCTGGCAACAGAGCAATCGCTACAGTGTGAGTTGCTCGCGGCAGCTCTCCAGCTCGAAAAACACACTTCTTGACTTGGCTTTCAACAAAGACCCTGAACCTGAGATGCCATCAGTTTCACCGTATCACAGAGAACCCACACAGCCAGATGTTAAAGTAGATTCACGTGCCTTCATGAAATGCCGGCCTGAATATGCCTCCATGACCCTGGACTTCACCCAGCGGCCTCACCCAATCGAATGGAAAGAGGCCCTGCGGCTGCTCCAAAAAGTGGCCGTTTTAAGAGGCCGCATGAAGCCATCGGATGTGTCTCAGTTTTTTGTGGAGCTCAGCCACTTGCACCGAGACAAGATGTCATTAGTGAGGAGTGACCAACGCTTTGTGATACTTCTCCGATATTCTGTTGAACACCTTCGCCTCTTAACTCAACCTCAGCTGCTGGAGGTGCTGCAGTCATTTGTGTGGCTGAAAATGCCCTCTGACCACACTGTGCTCTCGCTTTATGAGGCAGAGCTGAGCCGCCGGGCCAACCAGATGAGTTTACACCAGCTGCTGTTCGCTGCTGACTTGTGGCGCTGTATTGGCAGGCAGGTACCCCAGTTCTTACAGCACCTCTTTGATTCAGTCCGCCTGCATGTGGGACAGATGGGGGTCCCTGAGCTGGTGCAGCTGTTATATATAATGGGAGAGGCGAGGCAGTGCCCAAAAAACTTGATCCATCCTGTAGAGCAGCTTCTCATGCGTCATTTGCAGCAACTCCACCCTGAGGAGGTTGGTACTGTGTGCTTGGGGATTTTTAAAACCCAGACTTCACTATCTGAGAGTGCAGTGACTCATATTTTTGATAAGGCACACTCTTTTGTGGAGGAGATGAGCGACTTTGCCATCGTGAATGTGCTGAAATTACTGCGTTTTAGCTACCTGCTTCACAAGGCGTGGCTGCAGGCCATGGCGCGGGAAGTTCCTCAACGGGCCCACAGGATGGGTGTCAAGGGGCTGATGCACGTGGCACTGACCTGTTCAGCACTGCATTACCACGATGATAACATCCTACTGGCAATTGCTGAGAGAGTTCCCTCCTTGGTACCACACTGTAGGAGCAAAGACTCGTGCAAACTGCTGTGGGCCTTTGGCACATTAGGGTTTCTGCCAGACCAGAACCCAAGCTTCTATCCGAGCCTTACAGAGGCCCTGAGAATAAGGAAAGCTGAATTCCAGCGATACCCAGAGCATCTGCTTACTGGTCTTCTAGGCCTGGCCTTTGTCTCTGAATTCCCAGAGGACCTAATTACATTAGCTTTGAGTCCTGAATTTGTCAACTTGGCACTGAAATCCGCACAGCTGGAGCTGAAAAAAGACTTGTTCACTTTAGATGAAACCGTGGCTCTAGAGTTGCCTCGGTGGAGTGGCCCGCGGCTAAGCAGCGAACTGAGAGAGGAGGTGGCAGAAATGCTGTGGAAATTTGCTCAATCAGACGTGTGCCAGAAAGCAGAGGTTCTGGAGGCAGAATCTGTGCTGCAGGATCTGCTCGGGGGAGAGAAGTTTGTGTGTAAGAGAATGATTCTCCCCCACACTCGCTCCATCGACCTGGAAGTACATCTCAACTCCAGTGGACAGCCGGTACCTGTGAACCCAGCATCCCACACAGTCACACTAACCCCGGAGAATACATCATCCACATTTCCTTCTTATCAAGGTTGGGGGCGAATGAATGTAGGAGTAACTATAACTGAGGATCTTTTGGCACAGAtaataaatgcaaaaaacacCACAGAACCTTTAACCCCGTCTCCCACAGCTGAGCCTGCATCTCTGCACAGagttgagccagacgaaggtgGGAGACTGTTTGACACAGGGCTAGATCTGACCAGTGATATCATAAAAACTCTTGCCAAACCCAGCAGTCGAGGCTCAGCCCCTCAGGACACCAATGGCACGGTCAAACTCGCTATCCAAGTTTCCAGCAGGAACCACTACTGCTACCACTCACAGCAGTTGCTGGGCCTTCATGCCATGAAGAGGAGGCACTTGAAGTTGGCAGGCTACACGGTTGTAGAGCTCAGCTACCAGGAGTGGGCTCCCATGCTGAGgaagagcagggcagagaaGCTGGCTCACCTGCACTGCAAAATCTACAATGGTCTGCAATGA